CACCCATctcaagaaaaatcttaaagtCCAAATGGAAAGAAATGTGTCACTagagaaagaaaacaaggatCTCAGACAAGAAGTAGCACGTTTGAAGTCACAGATAATGTCACTCAAAGCACATAACATAGAGAGGAAATCCATGCTGTGGAAGAAGATACAGAAATCCATGGATGGTAATAATTCAGATACCCTTCAGCATAAAGCAGCAGTTAAGGTAATAATGCTTGAAAAGAGTCCACCAAATGAGAGAGTGCATACAAATTCAGATTTGCAAGAAACACCTATAGTTAAGGACAGATCAGTAAAAGTACCACCACCTGCACCCTCTTCCAACCCTCTTCTTCCTTCACAAAAAACTGAGAAAGGAATGAAAGTGCAGCCATTGGCATTGCCAAGAACAGCACCACCACCTCCTCCAACACCACCAAAATCACTAGTTGGATTGAAATCAGTGCGTCGTGTGCCAGAAGTAATAGAACTGCATCGTTCTCTCACAAGAAAGGATGCCAACAATGATAACAAAATAAGTACCAATGGAACTCCTGCAGCTGCATTCACCAGAAACATGATTGAGGAAATTGAAAATCGATCAACTTTTCTGTCAGCTGTAAGTTTAGTTGCTATCTGCTTGTTTTTCAagttttgataaatatttacatatatcACACAATGCTATCTTGATACTCAAGGAAGCATAAACACTAAATAGTAGTTGTGTCATAATATCTCATCATAATTAGATAAGCATAAacactttgaaatttgaatactcTTAGCTACATTttaccattattttttaaaccttggtattaATTGAGATGGAGATGGGAATATCACAATAATTAGataagttataaattattttatgttaagaAAGATATATGCCTATTTTCAAAACATCAATTTTCTCTTCTGATAAAGGATTGGTGTTTTATGttacatttgttttaattttatacatggTATTATAGTCTTGTCATGTGTCAAGGGGATCTAACTAAGTTAGTTGAACAAAGTGTATGAGTTGCTGTAAATCTCCTAACCCTGTCTTCAATTcttacggataaaaaaaatagtcttgtCAAGTTGTCATGTACcatgatttaaaatttttcttatttatatttatccaTGTCATGTGGCATATCAGTGTCTCATGTTATACTTACGGAACAGATAAAATCAGATGTTCAAAGACAAAGGGAGTTCATCAGTTTATTGATAAAAGAGGTAGAGTCAGCCGCATATGCAGACATTTCAGAAGTAGAGGCATTTGTGAAATGGCTAGATGGGGAGCTATCATCACTTGTGGATGAACGTTCAGTGCTAAAGCATTTTCCACATTGGCCAGAGCAAAAAACAGATGCACTCAGAGAAGCTTCTTGCAACTACCGAAATCTGAAGAGCCTTGAATCAGAAGTCTCATCATTTGAGAACAATCCAAAGGAGCCATTGGCTCAGGCTTTGAAAAAGATGCAAGCACTCCAGGACAGGCGAGCATGTGCAAAACTAGAATGTTCAGTAGCTTAGTGTGTTTGTTCAGTGCTTTAGAGTCATTCCAAGATCCACTTTGAGTGTGCAGGTTGGAGAGAAGTGTGAACAGTGCAGAGAAGACAAGGGAGAGTGCAAGTAAAAGATATAGGAGTTTTCATATCCCTTGGGAGTGGATGCTGGACACAGGCCTCATTGGTCAGGTAGGCAATACTTGGCTTATTTTTGCAATTGTGTAATAAAAACTTGAATACATGCACTAACCGAGTAAACTATAAACACCACCAAGGATCAACTGACATGAGATTGTTTCAGCTTAGAGGTCTCAGATTTGAGCCCTGAATATACAATCGTGTTAAATACTTAGATGAAGAGTTTTGTCGTCCTTAATGATTCTACTCAAATCCCAGTAGAAGATACATGTGgtctagataaaaaaaaaagtaacactaTAAACGTCTTTTATATTATCATCCAATTACAAATcattatgtatgataaatttattaaaagtcaTACCAACAATTATTTCTGATTATGTGATGATATAAAAATCTTTACATTGATAATTAATACCTTCTGCTTAGAGAACAATACCCTTTATTCTTAAAAGAACAACAACCTGACATGTACACTTGGAAAGTAAGAGAAGCTTTGCTCTAAACTAAGCACTTAAAGAAATAGGATATATTGGTTAGTTAACTAATGTGTaagaagaaatttatttttggttattCATGAACCAAGGTAGTTAACTATTCATTAATGACATGACAATAATTGATTACCCTAGTATATTTGGCTGCATGCAGATGAAGCTGAGTTCATTGAAGTTAGCAAGGGAATTCATGAAAAGGGTAACCAAAGAGTTGGAATCTAATGAAGTCTCAAAAGAAGATAACCTCTTGGTACAAGGAGTTAGGTTCGCATTCAGAGTACACCAGGTAGGTAGATTACACATTTGCACTACCTCAGATATTCACAAAAGgaacattaatttaaatttgttcatGTCATGAACCACCAAAACATTCAGTTTGCAGGTGGCTTTGATTCAGAGACCATACAGGCATTCCAAGAATTGAAGAAGATTGGTAGTGCTAGTACCAAGCTATAGGAAATAGATCATTACTCCAAACCAAACTTGTTACCAAAATGGACCACAAATGTGTTTCCTATATTGTCTTCTTCCCATAACTGCGTGATGTTTCACACTTCGCAGGTGGAATTGACAAGCATGCATATGCTCCCATATTTATGTACTTTTTCAATGCATTGCCTATGTTTGACATGTAGGCTTATGCTTCCCTGATTATGCAACTATACCTGAAGAGCCAAACCCACGATagaggtttttattttttattttttcttttaaactcgAGTATTCTGTAGGCGATATCCAAATATTGACACATACGTTTAtaaatcacaaaattaaaatcaagatatatcgtttttttttttaataaatcaagatatatcttatgttatatattttaaaataataatatcaacatAAGTATAATATAATGTTATCTAAGatctattatttattacatcaagaaattttattataattctttaaaaaaacatggTAGTAAAAACaccatatattttaaaagaatatactATATTGAGTTAGAACAAGGCAAAATATATACAACTTCCTAGCCTTTGTTCATCAAAACTAGCTGAATAGTTAGTTGATAATCGAAAGATGAAAGTTGATAGTTGAAAgcttttaatttagtttattaaatcataaatattcaataaaattagttCTCAAATTAGTT
The nucleotide sequence above comes from Glycine soja cultivar W05 chromosome 11, ASM419377v2, whole genome shotgun sequence. Encoded proteins:
- the LOC114375294 gene encoding protein CHUP1, chloroplastic-like isoform X2, whose translation is MLIISVLAVINSSLLFFCLFIFSQFAFALFFCITTHTITILLRREEGGKMSLENDSEITHLKKNLKVQMERNVSLEKENKDLRQEVARLKSQIMSLKAHNIERKSMLWKKIQKSMDGNNSDTLQHKAAVKVIMLEKSPPNERVHTNSDLQETPIVKDRSVKVPPPAPSSNPLLPSQKTEKGMKVQPLALPRTAPPPPPTPPKSLVGLKSVRRVPEVIELHRSLTRKDANNDNKISTNGTPAAAFTRNMIEEIENRSTFLSAIKSDVQRQREFISLLIKEVESAAYADISEVEAFVKWLDGELSSLVDERSVLKHFPHWPEQKTDALREASCNYRNLKSLESEVSSFENNPKEPLAQALKKMQALQDRLERSVNSAEKTRESASKRYRSFHIPWEWMLDTGLIGQMKLSSLKLAREFMKRVTKELESNEVSKEDNLLVQGVRFAFRVHQVALIQRPYRHSKN
- the LOC114375294 gene encoding protein CHUP1, chloroplastic-like isoform X3: MSLENDSEITHLKKNLKVQMERNVSLEKENKDLRQEVARLKSQIMSLKAHNIERKSMLWKKIQKSMDGNNSDTLQHKAAVKVIMLEKSPPNERVHTNSDLQETPIVKDRSVKVPPPAPSSNPLLPSQKTEKGMKVQPLALPRTAPPPPPTPPKSLVGLKSVRRVPEVIELHRSLTRKDANNDNKISTNGTPAAAFTRNMIEEIENRSTFLSAIKSDVQRQREFISLLIKEVESAAYADISEVEAFVKWLDGELSSLVDERSVLKHFPHWPEQKTDALREASCNYRNLKSLESEVSSFENNPKEPLAQALKKMQALQDRLERSVNSAEKTRESASKRYRSFHIPWEWMLDTGLIGQMKLSSLKLAREFMKRVTKELESNEVSKEDNLLVQGVRFAFRVHQFAGGFDSETIQAFQELKKIGSASTKL
- the LOC114375294 gene encoding protein CHUP1, chloroplastic-like isoform X1, with translation MLIISVLAVINSSLLFFCLFIFSQFAFALFFCITTHTITILLRREEGGKMSLENDSEITHLKKNLKVQMERNVSLEKENKDLRQEVARLKSQIMSLKAHNIERKSMLWKKIQKSMDGNNSDTLQHKAAVKVIMLEKSPPNERVHTNSDLQETPIVKDRSVKVPPPAPSSNPLLPSQKTEKGMKVQPLALPRTAPPPPPTPPKSLVGLKSVRRVPEVIELHRSLTRKDANNDNKISTNGTPAAAFTRNMIEEIENRSTFLSAIKSDVQRQREFISLLIKEVESAAYADISEVEAFVKWLDGELSSLVDERSVLKHFPHWPEQKTDALREASCNYRNLKSLESEVSSFENNPKEPLAQALKKMQALQDRLERSVNSAEKTRESASKRYRSFHIPWEWMLDTGLIGQMKLSSLKLAREFMKRVTKELESNEVSKEDNLLVQGVRFAFRVHQFAGGFDSETIQAFQELKKIGSASTKL